The region tatacaatttatttaatttagtccttaaacttgggACAAACATAACTTTCTATCTAGAACTTCGGATTAGAATCtgatttcacatatattcattacgAACCTCCTATTTCCCAATCTTCTTGAAATTTTAAACaactttgtattttattcaatttggtccctaatgtacaaaattatcaattaagcagtataatttagtccttttcacaacATAAgcttaatttatatcaaattcaCACCAATTTCATCCATGTCTCAATAATGGAATCTTTCATTGGTTGAActaagctaaatcaagctcccatgattcaatttccataaaaatcaaagaaaaatggaaaaagacTTACTTGAATTAAAGTTTGAATACCTTAAAACCTAAATATGGGGTCCTCCTCTTTTGGTTTCTTTGTTTGGCGagttggagaagatgatatttcATCTATTCTTCCactaatttcatatatatatacctagaCTAAAGGTTAATTAACTTAATCAAAATATATCATTATTGTCCACTATCTCTCATTTATAAagggtttaattaccattttagatCTTTggctaattgcaatttaagtccccaagccatttcctaattaaaaatctatagcaattggaattttacaatttagtctttgttcCTTAATTAATCACAATTTCGGCTAAATTGTCTAACCAAACTTTAATTCATCAATATATCAACTCTGTGAatatccctatttaatatttaGGGACTTAGTTTACAAAAATAAGGTCTTGTTCTAGCACCTTTTGAAactgggtcattacatttctctcCATCACTTGCACAAATAGGTCTTTGctctttttaaagaaaaaattcataaaatagtaGAATATTGATGAGAGAAGTTTTTGGGATAGAGGCATTGACATTATCCTAGAGAATAATGATCTACTTCAATTTGTTGCTTCTGTGTAACCTTATGTTATGttcttttttatgaattttatgccaACCAGCTTAAGACTGTTAATGATCTATCTAGCAAATTTTACCACAAAGCATATGTTTGAGGAAAATGCTACAAGTTTGGCCCTCAGAAAATCAAAGAGCTCTTGCTTCACCCTTTCTCTACTAATGTTGATATTGAGGAATCCTATGACACCATGGCCAAGACTACAACCAATAGAGTTCACCTCAGTTGGCCTTAGACAACTAAACTTCTCACTTTGAACCTAGAACCTACATATGCTAGCCTGTTAGCCATTGCCACTAGAAACTAAATTTCTAATAGTCAAGAAAATGCAATCATTAATAAAATGATCACCATCATAAGGAAAAGTTGTgatttatttagtttaatatgGGAGAACTCATCTTTTAAGAAATTATAAAACATACATGAGCACCCCAGTAGTGCTTCAAGCGTTGTCCAGTAACTTTAAAAGTAACactcattttcatgttttttgTATCAACAACTCAGTTTGAGAATAGTTGAACTACTTCAAAAAGACCTTACCAGTAAGGTTTCATATTACTAGGTAACAATTTAAGTCTAGAATTAAACAGTAATACCTGCTGTCCTGGTTCAATTTGCATTGGCATAATTCGGTTATCATGTCATtgcttggtcttttccttgtataGTCTAGCATTTTCATATGCTTGTAGCTGAAACtcttccatttcattcaactCTAACAACATTTTATTTCTAGCAATAACTTAGTCCATGTTAAGCTTCTTGatagcccaaaatgctttgtgACATGGTTTCCCATAAGAAAGTTTAAAAGGCGACATCCCTAATGGCATTTTGAACACAATATGATAGGCCCACAAATGCTTCATCCAGTCTGGTGGATCAATTCTTACAAGATGGGTTCACCATTTTTTCCAAAATCtgtttaatttctctattagaaATCTCAGCTTGTCCATTCATCTGGGGATGATATGCCATAGCAATCTTATGATTCACTCCATATCTGCGCAAGGCATTGGCCACAACTTTACAAACAAAATGGGATCCTTCATTGTTGATAATGGCTCCAGGTGTACTAAATCTTATAAAAAGGTTCTTGTGTAGGAACTTTAGTACTGACTTAGTGTCATTAgtagctaaggctaccacttCTACCCATTTAGAAACGTAATCTACTGTCAAATGTATGTACGATTTGCCTACAGATGGTGGAAATGGACCCACAAAGTTTATTCCCTATACATCAAATAACTTAACCTCCAATATACTTTACAGCGACATTTCATATCTCCTAGATAGATTCCCCATTCTTTGACAACGATCACACATTTGACAGGATTCATGAGCATCCTTGGACAATTTTAGCCAATAGAATCCCGACTGAAGTGCTTTAGCGGTCAAAATGTCCTCCATAAGGAGTTGAATGACAATGCTACaaaatattatgtatttttttcattAGGAACACACTTCCAAATGATTTGATCGATACATTATTTAAATAAGAAAGGCTCACCCCAATAATAGTGCTTagcatcatgaagaaatttttgcCTTCTGTGGGTGTTTAAATCAGGCGACATCACACCACTTACTAAGAAATTCACTATATCGACATACCAAGGTAATGCCTTGGCAAATAACAACTTTTCGTCTAGAAAATGTTCTTTAATAAAGTTATCATAGCCATCTACATTACCCAATTCTAACCTTGACAAATGATCAGCCACTTGGTTTTCAGTCCTCTTTGATCATGAATTTCCAGGTCCAACTCTTATAGTAACAATACCCACCAAATCAATCTCAGTTTGGCATCTTTCTTATGCACCAAGTACTTAATAGTCGAGTGATCTAGGTAAATTGTGAACTTGGTACCCACTAGATAAGGATGAAATTTTTCGAACATGCACACCACAGCTAACAACTCTTTTTTCGTTGTGGTATAATTAAGTTGTGCATTCGTCacagttttgctagcataatataTTGCATAAAGTATTATGTCTCTCCTCTACCTCAACACTGCTCCCACGACATAATCGCTGGCATCACACGTGAGGTCGAACAGCAAGGTCCATTCTGGAGCTACTACAATTGGTGTTGCTACTAGTCTTTTCTTTAATTCCTCAAAAGCACCCAAGCAATGTTCATCAAAATCGAAGGATCTATTTTGCTCCAGCAGTGTGTACAAGGGCTTAGATATCCTTgagaaatccttaatgaatcttctataaaatcctccatgacctagaaaacttctaaaACCCTTGACACTGGTGAGAGGTGGTAATTTTTCTATTACTTCAATTTTTGCTCAGTCTACTTCAATTCCTCGCTGTGATATCTTATGCCCTAAGACAACTCCTTCAtgaaccatgaagtggcatttttccTAGTTCAAGACAAAGCTTGTTTCCTCACAGTGGCACAAAACTAATTCCAAATTTTTCAAACAATCTTCAAAATCGTTGCCAAATACAGAGAAATCTTCCATGAAAACTTCAAGGAATTTCTCCACCATATCCAAGAATATGGCCATCATACAATGCTGAAAAGTTGTTGGGGCATTACATAATCTGAATGGCATCCATCTAAATGCAAAAGTATCATATGGACACGTGAAAGTTGTCTTCTCTTGGTCATTGGGAGCTATGgcaatctgattataccctgaatACCCGTTTAGAAAATAGTAGAAAGCTTTCCTTGCTAACCTATCCAACACCTGATCAATAAATGGCAAGAGGAAATGCTCCTTCCTAGTTCCCTTGTTAAGCTTCCAATACTCCATGTACATTCTCCATCCTGTGATCATGCGAGTTTGTATGAGCTCATTATTTCCATTGCTAACCACTAGCACACCTACTTTCTTGGGCACACATTGTATAGGGCTTACCCACGAACTGTCTGAGATTGGGTAAATAATGTATGCGTCAAGCCACTTGATAATCTCTTTCTTGACAACTTCTTTCATTATCGGATTCAATTTTCTCTGTTGGTCAATAGAATTGCTATGACAATCCTCTAGCaagattttatgcatgcaaaatgcAGGGCTGATTGCCTTTATATCAGCAAGGTTCCATCCTAGCTCCTTCTTAAATTATCGCAGGACTTCCAGCAACTTGACTTCTTATTTGGATGTAAATTTTGTAGAAATCACAACCGACAAGGTACTGTTATCTCCCaagtattcatattttaaattttgtgacAAATGTTTCAACTCCAATGTAGGAGGTTCCTCTATAAAATGTTTTGGAGGCTTGAATGAATGTCTCGATAAATccaaatagtattttttttccaTAGTCTCTCCAATGTCTGTTTGGCTTCCATGAATTTTCCGAGTTTTTCAAAATGCACTTCACCAATCCTTTCTAATGAGTCTTTGTTATTATCAGAATTGTTGTGGCAAATTCTGTTGAATTCTTCCTCCACTGTTCTTTCTATCAAACCAATGGTGTGGCATTCTTCATTTTCGCCTACACATTTCAAAGCATCAAAAGCATTAAAAGTAACCTGTTGATCATTTACCCTCATCGTCAATTCATCTTTCTATACGTCAATTAAAGTTCTACCTATAGCAAAAAAAGGTCTTCCAAGGATAATTGGCATATTTTGACCagcttcaaattctaaaataagaaaatcagttagaaagataaatttatccacTCTTACCAGTACATCCTCAATTTTACCTTCCAAATATGCATAGGATCAATCAACTAATTGCAAAGTCACCATAGTAGGTCTTACTTTCCCAATTCCTAGctttatgaaaatagacttaggcattaggaaagataaatttatccactcgctcctaaatcacataatgccttaccaagataatgatttccaattgagcACAGGATAGTGAAACTCCCTGGATCCTTCATCTTCGAAGGTAGTTTATTCATCAACATTGTTGTAcacccttcagtgagagcaacAATCTCAAACTCTCCCAATCTACGCTTCTTTGACAATAtgtctttcataaattttacaTAACTGCGCATTTGCTCCAAAGCTTCTACTAATGGTATGTTTATATGGAGTTGCTTCAAAACATCTAAAAACCTTTTTAAACTGAATATCATGTTTAGCCTTCTGGAATCACTAAGGAAAGGGTAGAGGTGGTCGTCCTTCATGTTGTTGATATTGTTTTGCTGTGGCATTTCTGTTGGCAATATGATCAAATTTTGTCAAAACATTTTTTTCGTACCTTTTTTAAATGCTTTCTGTTGTTCAGTAGGTTTTGAGATATTTTTTTGATTGCAGCTAAACTTATCTTCTTCTACCATGGCATCTTGAACAACTTCATCAAATGAGTCCCACTTCTAAGAGTACTGCCCTTGCACTGCTCCTTCCCTTGGGTTCTTGAATTTTCAGTATCACTTGGCAATGCTCTTTGTGGCATTGAATTTAGAGCATTCTCTATTAACCCTACTTGATTTCCAAGAGCTCGGAGAGATGCAACCTGGTTTTGAATCACAGCATTATTTTTTTGTCATATACTCCTTCAACAAAGCTTCTAAAAGATGATACCTGACCTTGTTGAGCATTTTGCCTTGGCATAGGATGATTATAACCAGGCGGTGCATTGTAGATATTCTGTCTTGCAACATTATGTGAACTCCCCGTACCTTGGTTATTCCAACTAAAATTTGGATGCTGTTTCCACCCTAAATTGTAAGTGTTGGAATAGGGGttattattctaattaaaattgcCTATGTAGTATACCGATGTTGGGTTTGATAcgcattcatcaaacacatgatCTTTACCAAAATTAATGCATGCTAGCTCGACTGCTTTTATCTCCTAAACTACAGTTGGTCTCTTCATTGTTTtgattatattaaataaaaatgatatctGAACAGCTAatgaagtgattgcatcaagctcTATGGTACCATTAGCTCTCTTGCTCGTCCCAACTCTCGTGGTCGGATACTAATAATCATTTTGTGCAATCTTTTCCAAAATATCATATGCTTTGTTATAAGATTTATCCAACCAATTATCATTGGCAAATGAATCAACTGCCATCCTTGTATGTGCATTCAACCCATTATAGAATATCTTCATCTGTGTCTAGTGTTGAAATCAATGCATTGACATTTccgaattaaatgtttaaatcgTTCCTAAGCTTCATATAATGCTC is a window of Gossypium hirsutum isolate 1008001.06 chromosome D08, Gossypium_hirsutum_v2.1, whole genome shotgun sequence DNA encoding:
- the LOC107906737 gene encoding uncharacterized protein, encoding MPQQNNINNMKDDHLYPFLSDSRRLNMIFSLKRFLDVLKQLHINIPLVEALEQMRSYVKFMKDILSKKRRLGEFEIVALTEGCTTMLMNKLPSKMKDPGSFTILCSIGNHYLEFEAGQNMPIILGRPFFAIGENEECHTIGLIERTVEEEFNRICHNNSDNNKDSLERIGEKELGWNLADIKAISPAFCMHKILLEDCHSNSIDQQRKLNPIMKEVVKKEIIKWLDAYIIYPISDSSWVSPIQCVPKKVGVLVVSNGNNELIQTRMITGWRMYMEYWKLNKGTRKEHFLLPFIDQVLDRLARKAFYYFLNGYSGYNQIAIAPNDQEKTTFTCPYDTFAFRWMPFRLCNAPTTFQHCMMAIFLDMVEKFLEVFMEDFSVFGNDFEDCLKNLELVLCHCEETSFVLN